The Bombus fervidus isolate BK054 chromosome 8, iyBomFerv1, whole genome shotgun sequence genome window below encodes:
- the Hr39 gene encoding nuclear hormone receptor FTZ-F1 beta, with protein sequence MSEQNGPSEGPGPGPGPGPGWWPTSQSWKTNSCTAAASSSACSTISENSASVSASCTTSASSLATTASATSSTSCCSSSPGGPAGPSCTITAARSSETAKNVSVTTINVPPNQDMHDGKGIRKYLGGQNGVTVSVVSSCGSILGCGNANVASTTGIGSSTGTQSIGIGVNILDQSTADDDAEDSDVEISKIDFRGVNLRTKKKRDVSGSQSQSGEKIGDGEVEDANGCYDGSDASQQQPERPMSWEGELSDQEMSSNTITNQDTHEDTSMEGVQVCGTSPGPMEQKFPIKPEPDFQSNPGFAFGSFHDTGLPLNHGQQIQQQQQQQQQQRNIENLEQTQQNDLPLLVGKLLGGYNSSTPNHSPVLNPRHHLTKHSHTRSQVPSPDSAIHSAYSVFSSPTQSPHATRHSPLGAASPVPSSSLSLSRHSFNNSTSSLSLSLSHSLSRNNSDASSSCYSYGSLSPPTHSPVQQPRHPQHHQHQVAQGSPLHLPATASPAVTHHYNSTAPGSELSPEGFVADDQEDCRIPSAPSGISTRQQLINTPCPICGDKISGFHYGIFSCESCKGFFKRTVQNRKNYVCLRGAGCPVTVVTRKKCPACRFEKCLNMGMKLEAIREDRTRGGRSTYQCTYTFPPNFVGSSASNMTSDKLATGGNCSPAPAGNEHHYAARHHSNHSHKMQVVPQLLQDIMDVEHLWHYNDNDRMTGIQNAGTNFTRNNDSMLLSVRSNGGSGIENDTGSGIECSSDRTTGNGNPSNRRDNRSCSNVSNVGNEQHAAPVGNSSQINNTNCNPTQHPDFLSNLCNIADHRLYKIVKWCKSLPLFKNISIDDQICLLINSWCELLLFSCCFRSMSTPGEIRVSLGKSITLEQARQLGLATCIERMLAFTNNLRRLRVDQYEYVAMKVIVLLTSDTSELKEPEKVRASQEKALQALQQYTIARYPEMPAKFGELLLRIPDLQRTCQAGKELLSAKRAEGEGSSFNLLMELLRGDH encoded by the exons ATGTCGGAGCAAAACGGGCCCAGCGAGGGCCCTGGACCGGGCCCAGGGCCGGGTCCCGGTTGGTGGCCAACCTCACAGTCCTGGAAAACAAACTCCTGCACCGCTGCTGCCTCCTCGTCCGCTTGTTCGACCATTTCAGAAAACTCCGCCTCCGTCTCTGCCTCTTGCACCACCTCTGCGTCCTCCCTGGCGACCACCGCATCGGCCACTTCATCGACCAGCTGCTGCTCCTCCAGCCCTGGCGGTCCTGCTGGACCGTCTTGCACGATCACCGCGGCCCGCTCCTCCGAAACCGCAAAGAACGTCTCTGTCACGACGATCAATGTACCCCCTAATCAGGACATGCACGATG GCAAGGGTATACGCAAGTATCTTGGCGGCCAGAATGGCGTGACAGTATCGGTAGTGTCAAGCTGTGGTTCCATACTGGGATGTGGAAACGCGAATGTTGCGTCTACCACGGGGATAGGCAGTAGCACCGGCACGCAGAGTATTGGCATCGGAGTGAACATCCTTGACCAGAGCACGGCGGATGATGACGCGGAGGATAGCGACGTTGAGATAAGCAAAATCGACTTCCGAGGGGTGAATTTGCgtacgaagaagaaacgagacgtGTCTGGTAGTCAGAGTCAAAGCGGGGAGAAAATCGGCGATGGAGAGGTCGAGGATGCGAACGGTTGTTACGATGGAAGCGACGCGTCTCAGCAACAACCGGAGAGGCCTATGTCATGGGAGGGAGAACTGTCCGATCAAGAAATGTCTTCCAATACGATTACAAATCAA GATACGCACGAGGACACGTCAATGGAGGGTGTTCAAGTATGTGGCACGAGTCCCGGACCAATGGAACaaaaatttcccataaaacCGGAGCCAGATTTTCAGTCCAACCCAGGTTTCGCATTTGGCTCTTTTCACGACACCGGATTACCTCTGAATCACGGCCAGCAAatacaacaacaacagcaacaacaacaacaacagcgcAACATCGAGAATCTTGAACAGACACAACAAAACGATTTGCCTCTTCTCGTAGGAAAATTACTCGGTGGTTACAATAGTTCGACTCCGAATCACAGTCCAGTGTTGAATCCTAGACACCATCTAACGAAGCATAGCCACACGAGATCGCAG GTGCCGTCACCGGACTCGGCCATTCATTCCGCGTACAGCGTATTCAGCTCCCCGACGCAAAGTCCTCACGCGACTCGCCACTCCCCCCTGGGCGCGGCAAGTCCAGTTCCATCTTCGTCGCTGTCCTTGTCGCGACACAGTTTCAACAATTCCACTTCCTCGTTGTCGCTCTCGTTGTCACACTCCCTCTCGAGAAACAATTCGGACGCCTCGAGCAGCTGCTACAGTTACGGCTCTCTCAGCCCACCCACACACTCGCCCGTCCAGCAACCGAGACATCCGCAGCATCACCAGCATCAAGTTGCTCAAGGAAGCCCGCTTCATCTGCCAGCAACCGCTTCTCCCGCCGTTACTCATCACTACAATTCCACCGCACCGGGTTCCGAGCTATCTCCGGAAGGATTCGTTGCGGACGATCAGGAAGACTGTAGAATACCCTCGGCACCGTCCGGTATATCCACGAGGCAGCAACTAATTAATACCCCGTGTCCAATTTGCGGGGATAAGATCAGTGGTTTTCATTATGGAATATTCTCGTGCGAGTCGTGCAAGGGATTTTTCAAACGCACCGTCCAGAATCGAAAGAATTATGTGTGCCTTAGAGGCGCGGGCTGTCCAGTCACCGTTGTTACCAGGAAAAAATGCCCCGCCTGCAGATTCGAGAAGTGCCTCAATATGG GTATGAAGCTCGAGGCGATTAGGGAGGATCGCACCAGGGGTGGCAGAAGTACCTATCAGTGTACGTATACTTTTCCACCAAATTTTGTCGGTAGTTCTGCGAGTAACATGACCAGCGACAAATTAGCTACCGGAGGAAATTGTAGTCCAGCTCCAGCTGGTAACGAACATCACTACGCGGCAAGGCACCATTCGAATCACTCCCATAAGATGCAAGTGGTACCGCAACTTCTCCAGGATATCATGGACGTAGAACACTTGTGGCATTACAACGATAACGATCGTATGACTGGGATTCAAAACGCAGGAACGAATTTTACTAGAAACAACGATTCGATGTTATTGAGCGTTAGAAGCAACGGAGGATCTGGAATAGAGAACGACACAGGTTCGGGTATTGAGTGTTCCTCCGATAGAACTACAGGAAATGGTAATCCTAGTAATAGAAGAGATAACAGATCATGCTCCAATGTTTCTAACGTTGGTAACGAACAACACGCTGCACCCGTTGGTAACAGTTCTCAAATCAACAATACCAATTGTAATCCGACTCAACATCCTGATTTTCTGTCGAACCTCTGCAATATCGCTGATCATCGACTCTACAAAATAGTGAAGTGGTGCAAGAGTTTGCcgttatttaaaaacatttcgATCGATGATCAGATCTGTCTGTTGATCAATTCTTGGTGCGAGCTACTGCTCTTCTCGTGCTGCTTTCGCAGTATGAGCACTCCCGGTGAAATTAGAGTGTCTCTCGGTAAGTCGATTACGCTGGAACAAGCTAGGCAGCTTGGCTTAGCGACCTGCATCGAGAGGATGCTTGCATTTACTAACAATTTGAGAAGGCTCCGAGTAGATCAGTACGAATACGTGGCGATGAAG GTAATAGTACTGTTGACCTCCGATACGAGTGAACTGAAAGAACCTGAAAAAGTTAGAGCATCTCAGGAAAAGGCTTTACAAGCATTGCAACAATATACTATCGCAAGGTATCCAGAAATGCCTGCTAAGTTTGGTGAATTATTATTGAGAATTCCAGATTTACAAAGAACATGCCAAGCAGGAAAGGAATTATTAAGCGCTAAACGTGCTGAAGGAGAAGGCAGCTCGTTTAATCTGTTGATGGAATTGTTGAGAGGAGATCACTGA